From the Malus domestica chromosome 17, GDT2T_hap1 genome, one window contains:
- the LOC108173469 gene encoding arogenate dehydrogenase 2, chloroplastic, producing the protein MLPFSSTQTTPSPPPPNLYPSSHSISHSLPSPPSTLKLPKNHTHLHPHRLRIRAMDAAQPFDYETQIKTHYQKSNALKIAILGFGNFGQFLAKAFVRQGHTVLAQSRSDYTKAAQSLGVLFYTDPNDLCEQHPEVVILCTSILSSEKVIRSFPFQRLRRNTLFVDVLSVKEFPRDLLLKYLPVEFDILCTHPMFGPESGKNSWANLPFVYDKVRIGNNGFRLNRCEKFLGIFAKEGCRMVEMSCAEHDRHAAGSQFVTHTMGRVLEKFNLESSPINTKGYETLLNLVENTSGDSFDLYYGLFMYNKNAMEQLERLDNAFEALKQELFGNLHEVCRKQLFGTAEAAEAPREEPAQPQKLLMVDAQNGRDETPKKGHENGTKQLH; encoded by the exons ATGCTCCCATTCTCTTCCACACAAACCACCCCCTCACCTCCCCCTCCAAATCTCTACCCTTCTTCCCACTcaatctctcactctctcccctCACCTCCTTCCACTCTCAAGCTCCCCAAAAACCACACCCACCTCCATCCCCATCGCCTCCGAATCCGAGCCATGGATGCAGCTCAGCCCTTCGACTACGAAACCCAGATCAAAACCCATTACCAAAAATCCAACGCCCTCAAAATCGCCATTCTTGGCTTCGGAAACTTCGGTCAGTTCCTTGCCAAAGCCTTCGTCCGGCAAGGCCACACAGTCCTCGCACAATCTCGCTCCGACTACACCAAAGCAGCACAAAGCCTCGGGGTTTTGTTCTACACCGACCCCAATGATCTCTGCGAGCAACACCCAGAAGTTGTTATCTTGTGCACTTCGATTTTGTCCTCTGAAAAGGTAATCAGATCGTTCCCATTCCAGAGGCTTAGAAGAAACACTCTTTTTGTTGATGTTCTTTCGGTCAAGGAATTTCCGAGGGATTTGTTGTTGAAGTACTTGCCTGTTGAATTTGATATTCTGTGCACCCATCCAATGTTTGGACCAGAGAGTGGGAAGAACTCGTGGGCTAATCTTCCTTTTGTGTACGATAAAGTTCGGATTGGGAATAATGGCTTTAGGCTCAATAGGTGTGAGAAATTTCTAGGCATTTTTGCTAAGGAGGGGTGTAGGATGGTTGAAATGTCGTGTGCCGAACATGATAGGCATGCGGCAGGGTCACAATTTGTGACACACACAATGGGGAGGGTGTTGGAGAAGTTTAATTTGGAGTCTTCACCAATTAATACAAAAGGGTACGAGACATTGTTGAATTTGGTGGAGAATACATCCGGGGACAGCTTTGATTTGTATTACGGGTTGTTTATGTATAACAAGAATGCAATGGAGCAGTTGGAGAGATTGGACAATGCGTTTGAGGCTCTTAAGCAAGAGTTGTTTGGGAATTTGCACGAGGTTTGTAGGAAGCAGTTGTTTGGGACTGCAGAAGCAGCAGAAGCTCCAAGAGAAGAGCCTGCCCAGCCCCAGAAATTGCTTATGGTTGATGCTCAAAACGGACGTGATGAGACTCCTAAGAAAGGTCACGAAAATG GAACAAAGCAGCTGCACTAA
- the LOC103436073 gene encoding NADH dehydrogenase [ubiquinone] flavoprotein 2, mitochondrial, translating to MLARLASNRLQEIRRIFTQPVRSFSTALNYHLDSPENNPDLPWEFSEANKQKAKEILSHYPSNYKQSAVIPLLDLAQQQHGGWLPVSAMNAVAKVIEVAPIRVYEVATFYSMFNRTKVGKYHLLVCGTTPCMIRGSRDIEAALLKHLGVKRNEVTKDGLFSVGEMECMGSCVNAPMITVADYSNGSEGYTYNYYEDVTPERVVEIVEKLKRGEKPPHGTQNPKRIMCGPEGGNTTLLGEPKPPPCRDLDAC from the exons AtgctggctcgcctcgcctccaATCGGCTCCAGGAGATCCGTCGGATTTTCACTCAG CCTGTCCGGTCCTTCTCCACCGCCCTCAACTAC CATCTTGATTCGCCGGAAAACAATCCAGACCTACCATGGGAATTCTCCGAAGCTAACAAGCAGAAG GCGAAAGAGATACTATCCCATTATCCATCCAACTACAAGCAGTCTGCAGTGATTCCTCTGCTGGATCTTGCACAGCAGCAGCATGGAGGGTGGCTCCCTGTTTCAGCAATGAATGCG GTGGCGAAGGTAATAGAAGTTGCACCTATACGTGTATATGAGGTTGCAACATTTTACTCGATGTTCAATCGGACTAAG GTGGGCAAGTACCACCTTTTGGTTTGTGGCACAACACCATGTATGATTCGTGGTTCACGAGACATTGAAGCAGCTTTACTGAAACATTTAGGAGTGAAGCGCAATG AAGTAACCAAGGATGGATTATTTTCTGTTGGAGAAATGGAATGCATG GGAAGCTGTGTGAATGCTCCCATGATTACAGTCGCTGATTACTCCAATGGATCGGAGGGATATACATACAATTACTAC GAAGATGTTACTCCTGAGCGAGTTGTGGAAATAGTTGAGAAGTTAAAAAGGGGCGAGAAGCCACCG CATGGTACTCAGAATCCTAAGCGCATTATGTGCGGTCCAGAAGGAGGAAATACCACATTGCTCGGTGAGCCCAAACCTCCTCCGTGCCGGGATCTTGACGCATGTTAA
- the LOC103436074 gene encoding NADH dehydrogenase [ubiquinone] flavoprotein 2, mitochondrial-like, whose product MLARLASNRLQEIRRTFTQPLRSFSTALNYHLDSPENNPDLPWEFSDANKQKAKEMLSHYPSNYKQSAVIPLLDLAQQQHGGWLPVSAMNAVAKVIEVAPIRVYEVATFYSMFNRTKVGRYHLLVCGTTPCMIRGSRDIEAALLKHLGVKRNEVTKDGLFSVGEMECMGSCVNAPMITVADYSNGSEGYTYNYYEDVTPERVVEIVEKLKKGEKPPHGTQNPKRIMCGPEGGNTTLLGEPKPPPCRDLDAC is encoded by the exons AtgctggctcgcctcgcctccaATCGGCTCCAGGAGATCCGTCGGACTTTCACTCAG CCTCTCCGATCCTTCTCTACCGCCCTCAACTAC CATCTTGATTCGCCGGAAAACAATCCAGACCTACCATGGGAGTTCTCCGACGCTAACAAGCAGAAG GCGAAAGAGATGTTATCCCATTATCCATCCAACTACAAGCAGTCTGCAGTGATTCCTCTGCTGGATCTTGCACAGCAGCAGCATGGAGGGTGGCTCCCTGTTTCAGCAATGAATGCA GTAGCGAAGGTAATAGAAGTTGCACCTATACGTGTATATGAAGTTGCAACATTTTACTCAATGTTCAATCGGACTAAG GTGGGTAGGTACCACCTTTTGGTTTGTGGCACAACACCATGTATGATTCGTGGTTCACGAGACATTGAAGCAGCTTTACTGAAACATTTAGGAGTGAAGCGCAATG AAGTAACCAAGGATGGATTATTTTCTGTTGGAGAAATGGAATGCATG GGAAGCTGTGTGAATGCTCCCATGATTACAGTCGCTGATTACTCCAATGGATCAGAGGGATATACGTACAATTACTAC GAAGATGTTACTCCCGAGCGAGTTGTGGAAATAGTTGAGAAGTTAAAAAAGGGCGAGAAGCCACCG CATGGTACTCAGAATCCTAAGCGCATTATGTGCGGTCCAGAAGGAGGAAATACCACGTTGCTTGGTGAGCCCAAACCTCCTCCGTGCCGTGATCTTGACGCATGTTAA
- the LOC103436075 gene encoding uncharacterized protein isoform X2: MGNASSMLTQYDIEEVQEHCNFLFSQQEIVSLYQRFCQLDRNAKGFISADEFLSVPEFAMNPLSQRLLKMVDGLNFKDFVAFLSAFSARASMQQKSELIFRVYDSDCNGKVSFNDILEVLRDLSGSFLSDEQREKVLTQVLQEAGYTRESYLTSDDFVKVLGSYGLKMEVEVPID, from the exons ATGGGGAATGCCTCTTCCATGCTAACTCAGTACGACATTGAAGAAGTGCAAGAGCACTGCAACTTTTTAT TTTCTCAGCAAGAAATTGTATCCTTGTATCAAAGATTTTGTCAACTAGATAGAAATGCAAAGGGTTTTATCTCAGCTGATGAATTCCTATCGGTCCCCGAGTTTGCGATGAATCCTCTCTCTCAG AGGTTGCTTAAGATGGTCGATGGGTTGAACTTTAAGGACTTTGTGGCCTTCTTGTCTGCGTTCAGCGCTAGAGCTAGTATGCAGCAAAAAAGTGAAC TTATTTTCAGGGTATACGACTCAGACTGTAATGGAAAGGTGTCTTTCAATGATATTTTAGAAGTGCTGCGTGATTTGTCGGGTTCATTCCTGTCTGACGAGCAAAGAGAG AAAGTGTTGACTCAAGTCCTGCAAGAAGCAGGGTATACAAGGGAATCTTATTTGACGTCAGATGACTTTGTTAAG GTTCTTGGTAGTTATGGTCTGAAAATGGAGGTTGAAGTGCCAATCGACTAA
- the LOC103436075 gene encoding uncharacterized protein isoform X1 has product MGNASSMLTQYDIEEVQEHCNFLFSQQEIVSLYQRFCQLDRNAKGFISADEFLSVPEFAMNPLSQRLLKMVDGLNFKDFVAFLSAFSARASMQQKSELIFRVYDSDCNGKVSFNDILEVLRDLSGSFLSDEQREEVRVSWVIPKGCFELLSTNFEALGIGRKAKALWGCLVSAVFRNIWLERNKRIFEDYTGVGVEVLWGRKVLTQVLQEAGYTRESYLTSDDFVKVLGSYGLKMEVEVPID; this is encoded by the exons ATGGGGAATGCCTCTTCCATGCTAACTCAGTACGACATTGAAGAAGTGCAAGAGCACTGCAACTTTTTAT TTTCTCAGCAAGAAATTGTATCCTTGTATCAAAGATTTTGTCAACTAGATAGAAATGCAAAGGGTTTTATCTCAGCTGATGAATTCCTATCGGTCCCCGAGTTTGCGATGAATCCTCTCTCTCAG AGGTTGCTTAAGATGGTCGATGGGTTGAACTTTAAGGACTTTGTGGCCTTCTTGTCTGCGTTCAGCGCTAGAGCTAGTATGCAGCAAAAAAGTGAAC TTATTTTCAGGGTATACGACTCAGACTGTAATGGAAAGGTGTCTTTCAATGATATTTTAGAAGTGCTGCGTGATTTGTCGGGTTCATTCCTGTCTGACGAGCAAAGAGAG GAGGTTAGAGTTAGTTGGGTCATTCCAAAGGGTTGTTTCGAGCTTCTAAGCACCAATTTTGAGGCCCTAGGAATTGGGAGGAAAGCTAAAGCTTTGTGGGGTTGTCTGGTCTCGGCAGTTTTTCGGAACATTTGGTTGGAGCGTAACAAAAGAATTTTTGAGGATTATACTGGTGTGGGGGTAGAAGTACTTTGGGGAAGA AAAGTGTTGACTCAAGTCCTGCAAGAAGCAGGGTATACAAGGGAATCTTATTTGACGTCAGATGACTTTGTTAAG GTTCTTGGTAGTTATGGTCTGAAAATGGAGGTTGAAGTGCCAATCGACTAA
- the LOC103436077 gene encoding DEAD-box ATP-dependent RNA helicase 35-like — translation MEEEDDYSEYVPVAKRRAMEAQKILQRKGKSSGLEEELEKSKLAEAKPSLLVKASQLKRDAPEITPAEEILQQEKEMIEHLSDRKTLMSVRELAKGITYTEPLLTGWKPPLNIRRMSSQQCDFIRKQWHIIVSGDDIPPPIKNFKDMRFPEPILKKLKTKGIVQPTPIQVQGLPVILTGRDMIGIAFTGSGKTLVFVLPLIMIALQEEIMMPINQGEGPFGLIICPSRELARQTYDVVEEFLHPMREAGYPEIRPLLCIGGVDMRSQLEIVKKGVHIVVATPGRLKDMLAKKKMNLDSCRYLTLDEADRLVDLGFEDDIREVFDHFKGQRQTLLFSATMPAKIQNFAKSALVKPVTVNVGRAGAANLDVIQEVEYVKQEAKIVYLLECLQKTPPPVLIFCENKADVDDIHEYLLLKGVEAVAIHGGKDQEEREYAISSFKAGKKDVLVATDVASKGLDFPDIQHVINYDMPPEIENYVHRIGRTGRCGKTGIATTFINKNQTETTLLDLKHLLQEAKQRIPPVLAELNDPMEDVDAITNASGVKGCAFCGGLGHRIKDCPKLEHQKSMAIASSRRDYFGSGGYRGEI, via the exons atggaagaagaagatgattatTCTGAGTATGTTCCAGTGGCGAAGCGACGAGCAATGGAGGCTCAGAAGATTCTTCAGCGCAAGGGGAAGTCTTCCGGGCTTGAGGAAGAGTTGGAGAAATCGAAGCTTGCTGAAGCAAAACCTAGCCTTCTTGTAAAAGCATCACAGTTGAAGCGTGACGCTCCTGAGATCACTCCGGCTGAGGAGATTCTGCAACAAGAGAAGGAAATGATTGAGCACTTATCAGATCGCAAAACCCTCATGTCAGTTCGCGAATTGGCAAAGGGAATCACTTACACGGAGCCTTTACTGACAGGTTGGAAGCCCCCATTGAATATAAGGCGGATGTCGAGCCAGCAATGTGATTTTATTAGAAAGCAGTGGCACATCATAGTTAGCGGCGATGATATTCCACCACCTATTAAGAATTTTAAGGATATGAGATTTCCTGAACCGATTCTGAAGAAGTTGAAAACCAAGGGGATTGTTCAGCCAACCCCCATTCAGGTGCAAGGTCTTCCGGTGATTTTAACCGGGAGGGACATGATTGGTATTGCGTTTACGGGTTCAGGAAAGACATTGGTTTTTGTGTTGCCGTTGATTATGATAGCATTGCAGGAGGAGATTATGATGCCAATTAATCAAGGTGAAGGGCCTTTTGGATTGATTATTTGCCCATCCAGGGAGCTTGCAAGGCAAACTTATGACGTGGTGGAAGAGTTTCTGCATCCTATGAGAGAGGCTGGATATCCAGAAATAAGGCCTTTGCTTTGTATTGGTGGAGTGGATATGCGTTCGCAGCTGGAAATTGTGAAAAAAGGTGTCCATATAGTTGTTGCTACTCCTGGGAGGTTGAAGGATATGCTggcaaagaaaaaaatgaacctCGATAGTTGCAG ATATTTAACTTTGGACGAGGCAGATAGATTGGTAGATTTGGGCTTTGAGGATGACATAAGAGAAGTTTTTGACCACTTTAAAGGTCAACGACAAACACTTCTATTTTCAGCCACCATGCCCGCAAAAATTCAGAACTTTGCTAAAAGTGCTTTGGTAAAGCCTGTAACTGTAAACGTGGGAAGAGCTGGAGCAGCAAATCTTGATGTGATTCAAGAGGTTGAGTATGTGAAGCAAGAGGCCAAGATCGTTTACCTTCTTGAATGTCTACAAAAGACCCCACCTCCTGTTctaatattttgtgaaaacaaagCTGACGTGGATGATATTCATGAGTATCTTCTGTTAAAAGGAGTGGAAGCAGTGGCCATACATGGAGGGAAGGAtcaggaagagagagagtatgCCATTTCTTCTTTTAAGGCAGGGAAGAAAGATGTTTTGGTTGCCACTGATGTTGCCTCAAAGGGTTTGGATTTTCCTGACATTCAACATGTCATTAATTATGACATGCCACCAGAAATTGAAAACTACGTTCACAGGATTGGACGAACAGGTAGATGTGGCAAGACTGGAATAGCAACAACTTTCATAAACAAGAATCAAACTGAGACAACACTTCTTGATTTGAAACACCTCCTGCAAGAGGCAAAACAAAGGATTCCACCCGTTTTGGCTGAGCTTAATGATCCAATGGAAGATGTGGATGCAATTACAAATGCAAGCGGGGTTAAGGGTTGTGCTTTCTGTGGCGGTCTTGGTCATCGTATCAAAGATTGCCCCAAACTAGAGCATCAGAAAAGCATGGCAATTGCCAGCTCTAGAAGGGATTATTTTGGATCCGGtggttacagaggggaaatatAA